In Xanthomonas fragariae, the genomic window CACCGCGGTGGACGCTTCGTTGATCGGCGGCGCGGTGATCGACACCGGCGACGTGGTCATCGACGGCTCGCTGAAGGGCAAGCTCGCGCGTCTGCAAAGCTCGCTCGCCCACTGAATTCACATAAACGCATGGCCCTCGCGGCCGGCATCTAGGACTGAACGATGGCAACCACGCTCAACCCCTCCGAAATCAGCGACCTGATCAAGACCCGCATCGAGGCGGTCAAGCTGTCCGCAGAGTCGCGCAACGAAGGCTCCGTGACCAGCGTGTCCGACGGCATCGTGCGCATCTTCGGCCTGGCCGACGTGATGCAGGGCGAAATGATCGAACTGCCGCCCGCTCCGGATGGCAGGCCCACCTTTGCCCTTGCGCTGAACCTGGAGCGCGATTCGGTCGGCGCCGTGGTGCTGGGCGATTACGAGAACCTGCGCGAAGGCGACGTGGCCAAGACCACCGGTCGCATTCTGGAAGTGCCGGTGGGTCCGGAGCTGTTGGGTCGCGTGGTCAACGCACTGGGCGAGCCGATCGATGGCAAGGGTCCGCTGGGCGCTACCCAGACCGCACCGGTGGAGCGTGTTGCGCCGGGCGTGATCTGGCGCAAGTCGGTCGACCAGCCGGTGCAGACCGGTTACAAGTCGGTCGATGCGATGATCCCGATCGGCCGTGGTCAGCGCGAGCTGGTCATCGGCGACCGTCAGACCGGCAAGACCGCGCTGGCGATCGATGCGGTGATCAACCAGAAGGGCACCGGCATCAAGTGCGTATACGTGGCGATTGGTCAGAAGGCCTCGACCGTTGCCAACATCGTGCGCAAGCTCGAAGAGAATGGCGCGCTGGCGCATACCGTGGTGGTGGCTGCGACCGCGTCCGAGTCGGCCGCGATGCAATACATCAGCCCGTACGCCGGCTGCACCATGGGCGAGTACTTCATGGACCGCGGCGAAGACG contains:
- the atpA gene encoding F0F1 ATP synthase subunit alpha; its protein translation is MATTLNPSEISDLIKTRIEAVKLSAESRNEGSVTSVSDGIVRIFGLADVMQGEMIELPPAPDGRPTFALALNLERDSVGAVVLGDYENLREGDVAKTTGRILEVPVGPELLGRVVNALGEPIDGKGPLGATQTAPVERVAPGVIWRKSVDQPVQTGYKSVDAMIPIGRGQRELVIGDRQTGKTALAIDAVINQKGTGIKCVYVAIGQKASTVANIVRKLEENGALAHTVVVAATASESAAMQYISPYAGCTMGEYFMDRGEDALIVYDDLSKQAVAYRQISLLLKRPPGREAYPGDVFYLHSRLLERAARVSEEYVEKFTNGAVTGKTGSLTALPIIETQAGDVSAFVPTNVISITDGQIFLETDLFNAGIRPAVNAGISVSRVGGAAQTKIIKKLSGGIRISLAQYRELAAFAQFASDLDEATRKQLERGQRVTELMKQKQYAPMSIANQALSIYAVNEGYLDEVPVNKLLAFEEGLHAHFANTQGELINKINTTGGWDNDIEAAFKKGIEEFRTTGTW